A single genomic interval of Coregonus clupeaformis isolate EN_2021a chromosome 36, ASM2061545v1, whole genome shotgun sequence harbors:
- the c36h1orf131 gene encoding uncharacterized protein C1orf131 homolog, whose product MDNNENGKEENTDQFCLDHVLNKLYDFGDRSVSKREHKSQKKRFKRSEVEDEEDTAADDCSETKDSLEVRHSDISAIDLPGSSEVGNTSSTTKQTPPVEVVTFQDPTKRPRQARKPSVPKDKLPQTKEKKKVDPDEFSLEKARLEVHRFGITGYQKVQQRVFEQERAIMLGARPPKKEYVNYKVLQQRVKDKKQKTKEAIQTDLKKKKTTKPRDEKRKSSSSKAPTGQVGRFKNGMLVLSTKEIQKIKASIKKK is encoded by the exons ATGGACAACAACGAAAATGGAAAAGAAGAAAACACGGATCAGTTTTGTCTTGACCATGTCCTGAATAAGCTGTATGATTTCG GTGATAGATCAGTATCAAAGAGAGAACACAAGTCACAGAAGAAGAGATTCAAAAGGAGTgaggtggaggatgaggaggacaCTGCAGCAGATGATTGCAGTGAGACTAAAGACAGTCTGGAAGTCAGACATTCGGATATCTCAGCGATTGACCTTCCTGGCTCTTCTGAAGTTGGAAACACAAGTTCAACCACTAAACAGACACCACCAGTAGAGGTGGTCACATTCCAGGATCCTACAAAGAGACCGAGACAAGCCAGAAAGCCATCAGTGCCCAAGGACAAG CTTCCTCAAACAAAGGAGAAAAAGAAGGTGGACCCAGATGAATTCAGTCTAGAAAAG GCTCGATTAGAAGTTCATCGATTTGGAATCACTGGATACCAGAAAGTGCAGCAGAGGGTTTTTGAACAGGAGCGAGCCATCATGCTTGGAGCAAGG CCCCCTAAGAAGGAGTATGTAAACTACAAAGTGTTGCAGCAAAGGGTTAAGGACAAGAAGCAAAAAACAAAGGAAGCGATTCAGACG GACTTAAAGAAAAAGAAGACGACTAAACCAAG GGATGAGAAGAGGAAATCATCTTCCAGCAAAGCTCCAACAGGCCAGGTGGGACGCTTTAAAAATGGAATGCTGGTCCTAAGCaccaaagaaatccagaaaataaaaGCCTCCATcaaaaaaaaataa
- the gnpat gene encoding dihydroxyacetone phosphate acyltransferase: protein MASKTIYLQRDPMLKRDGFEDILEERRNSSDLKYALRCYAPVLYKGVTPCKANMLKNIVLQSDQLHYVINQVSQESGEAPDIIQEEASVILEEMAHRLQISTVRFFAFALSKAFKTLFQHVCVNEEGIQRLQQTIQEHPVVLLPSHRSYMDFLLMSYILYTYDLALPVIAAGMDFMGMKFVGEMLRMSGAFFIRRSFGGDKLYWAVFSEYVKTMLRNGFAPIEFFLEGTRSRTCKSLTPKLGLLNIIMEPFFKGEVFDVNLVPVSISYERILEESLYARELLGVPKPKESTSGLLKARRILSEDYGSIHVYFGQPVSVRSLAQGKVNRSKYNLFPRHIPRKPMEETQSFVNDTAYRIVRLQEDNMVLKPWVLMASLLLQNLEGLELSVLTEQTLWLRGLALSYAAFLDWPDHAPTAKVVSSSLALHRGLACVSGGRISLVVGEPMGPVTPEEALFNRAVSVLSCASYRNQVLHVFLRPAMLAVAMHTAASSKKDEVYNCFSFLRNMFSNEFIFCPGDTVQDFEEACYLLVKTGAVQMLQHKIEMTERGQPTLSFFNGLLEPFLQGYQVVCRYLCEEASEGLTEKQYIPAVRSFAVKLILAGNLRCYEVLSSDMQKNALAALLRMDAVRKVKVADQVTLKVNKMAVNSIDDTLGGKLPTQKAVLARL, encoded by the exons ATGGCATCAAAAACGATTTATTTG CAAAGGGACCCGATGCTAAAGAGAGATGGCTTTGAAGACATTTTGGAAGAGAGGAGGAACTCCAGCGACTTAAAGTATGCATTGAGGTGCTATGCACCGGTTCTTTACAAGGGAGTCACTCCCTGCAAAGCAAACATGCTCAAGAATATTGTCCTCCAATCTGATCAGCTACACTATGTCATTAATCAG GTGTCACAAGAGTCTGGCGAGGCCCCTGACATCATCCAAGAAGAGGCCTCTGTCATTCTGGAGGAGATGGCCCACCGGCTCCAGATCAGCACCGTCCGCTTCTTTGCATTCGCCCTTAGCAAGGCCTTCAAAACCCTCTTCCAACATGTCTGTGTCAACGAGGAGGGCATCCAGAGA CTTCAACAGACCATCCAGGAGCATCCGGTGGTGCTGCTCCCCAGTCACCGTAGTTACATGGACTTCCTGTTGATGTCCTACATCCTATACACCTATGACCTCGCCCTGCCTGTCATCGCAGCAGGCATGG ATTTCATGGGGATGAAGTTTGTTGGTGAGATGCTTCGGATGTCAGGAGCGTTCTTTATCCGGCGCTCGTTTGGAGGAGACAAGCTGTACTGGGCTGTGTTCTCCGAGTATGTGAAGACCATGCTGAGG AATGGATTTGCGCCTATTGAGTTCTTCTTAGAGGGTACAAGAAGCCGAACATGCAAGTCCCTCACCCCGAAATTAG GGCTACTGAATATCATAATGGAACCCTTCTTCAAAGGAGAAGTGTTTGATGTCAACCTAGTGCCTGTCAGCATCAGTTATGAGAGGATACTGGAGGAATCTCTCTATGCCAGAGAGCTCCTGGGAGTGCCCAAGCCTAAGGAGTCCACCTCT GGACTGTTGAAAGCCAGGAGAATCCTCAGTGAAGACTATGGCAGCATTCATGTGTACTTTGGCCAACCAGTGTCAGTACGGAGTCTGGCCCAGGGCAAGGTCAACCGCTCTAAGTACAACCTTTTCCCAAG ACACATCCCTAGGAAGCCCATGGAGGAGACCCAGTCGTTTGTGAACGACACGGCCTACAGGATAGTGCGTCTGCAGGAGGACAACATGGTGCTGAAGCCCTGGGTCCTGATGGCCTCCCTCCTCCTGCAGAACCTGGAGGGCCTGGAGCTGTCTGTGCTGACAGAGCAGACCCTCTGGCTCCGAGGCCTGGCCCTGTCCTATGCTGCCTTCCTGGACTGGCCAG accaTGCTCCCACAGCGAAGGTTGTGTCGTCCAGCCTGGCTCTCCACAGGGGCTTGGCGTGTGTCTCAGGGGGCCGGATTAGTCTGGTGGTAGGGGAGCCCATGGGCCCGGTGACCCCAGAGGAGGCTCTCTTTAACAGAGCCGTCAGCGTGCTCTCCTGTGCCTCCTACAGGAACCAGGTCCTTCACGTGTTCCTCCGGCCCGCCATGCTGGCTGTGGCCATGCACACCGCAGCCTCCTCTAAGAAAG ATGAAGTGTACAACTGCTTTAGCTTCCTTCGGAACATGTTCTCCAATGAGTTCATCTTCTGTCCTGGAGACACTGTCCAG GACTTTGAGGAGGCGTGTTACCTGCTGGTGAAGACTGGTGCTGTTCAGATGCTGCAGCACAAGATAGAGATGACCGAGAGAGGCCAGCCCACCCTCTCCTTCTTCAATGGCCTGCTGGAACCTTTCCTACAAGGCTACCAG GTGGTGTGTCGGTACCTCTGTGAGGAGGCCAGTGAGGGCCTGACAGAGAAGCAGTACATCCCTGCTGTCCGCAGCTTCGCTGTCAAACTCATCCTAGCAG GAAACCTGAGGTGCTATGAGGTGCTTTCGTCAGACATGCAGAAGAATGCTCTTGCCGCTTTGCTGCGCATGGATGCTGTAAGAAAGGTCAAAGT AGCTGATCAAGTCACTCTCAAAGTGAACAAGATGGCTGTGAACTCTATAGACGATACACTGG GAGGCAAACTTCCCACTCAGAAAGCTGTCCTCGCTCGACTGTAA